The proteins below come from a single Geobacillus thermoleovorans genomic window:
- a CDS encoding outer spore coat protein CotE has translation MSEYREIITKAVVGKGRKFTQSTHTVTAPNRPSSILGCWIINHRYEAKKCDKTVEIHGHYDINVWYSYNHNTKTEVVTETVSYTDVVKLKYRDKDNLISDDTDVIVRVIQQPNCLECTISPNGNKIVVDVEREFVAEVIGETKVCVAINPEGCGKDDDFCDEDDLDEELEDLSPDLLLGEEE, from the coding sequence ATGTCTGAATACAGAGAAATTATTACGAAAGCCGTTGTCGGCAAAGGCCGCAAGTTTACACAATCGACCCATACGGTGACGGCGCCGAACCGCCCGTCAAGCATTCTTGGCTGCTGGATCATCAACCACCGTTATGAAGCGAAAAAATGCGATAAAACGGTCGAAATTCACGGCCATTATGACATCAACGTCTGGTATTCGTACAACCACAATACAAAAACCGAAGTCGTCACCGAAACGGTGTCGTATACGGACGTCGTCAAATTAAAATATCGCGACAAAGATAATTTAATCAGCGATGACACCGATGTCATCGTCCGCGTCATCCAGCAGCCGAACTGCCTCGAATGCACGATTTCGCCAAACGGCAATAAAATCGTTGTCGATGTTGAGCGGGAGTTTGTCGCCGAAGTGATCGGCGAAACGAAGGTGTGCGTTGCCATCAATCCGGAAGGATGCGGCAAGGACGACGATTTTTGCGACGAGGATGACCTTGATGAAGAATTAGAAGATTTAAGCCCAGATTTGCTGCTTGGCGAAGAAGAATAA
- the mutS gene encoding DNA mismatch repair protein MutS: MPSYTPMIQQYLHIKAQYPDAFLFFRLGDFYELFFDDAIKAAQELEITLTSRDGGDERVPMCGVPYHSAQGYIEQLIEKGYKVAICEQVEDPKTAKGVVRREVVQLITPGTLMEGKGLTEKENHYLAALTPFADGTYGLAYADLSTGEVRLTLLSSWEEAANELHAVGAREIIVATDSGEEWVRELKERYGAAVSYEDDTSLCDEWNGVIGHVAQEKLRQAAARLLHYLVRTQKRRLDHLQPAELYQVDHYMKMDRHSKLHLELVETVRSKGRKGSLLWLLDETVTAMGGRLLKQWLDRPLIDRREIERRLDFVETLKTSYFERQELRDRLRGVYDIERLVGRVSYGNANARDLVQLKKSLLQVPALRQTVGALPLAEADKLCERLDPCEELVDLLERSIQEQPPLSVKEGNLIKDGYDKQLDRYRDASRNGKAWIAELEAKEREATGIKSLKVGYNRVFGYYIEVTKPNLPLVPEGRYERKQTLANAERFITPELKEKEALILEAEEKSIELEYELFVAIREQVKQYIPRLQTLAKAIAELDVLQSFATISDEYRYVRPQFSTERVLVIQGGRHPVVEKVLGAQMYVPNDCYMNREREMLLITGPNMAGKSTYMRQVALTAVMAQIGCFVPAERAVLPIFDQVFTRIGAADDLSAGQSTFMVEMLEARHAIAHATQNSLILFDEIGRGTSTYDGMALAQAIIEYIHDHIGAKTLFSTHYHELTALERSLPRLSNVHARAIEENGKVVFLHQIADGPADKSYGIHVAELAGLPASLIERARAILAELEKAAGKQEAAAGRMDDGALAEAGLAFQGNEALDVGSKVEREKASRPSAGAAREGVLAEAAFEQLSMFPDLAPAPVEPPLSSKEKKALAALKEINLLEMTPLEALNKLYELQKLLK, encoded by the coding sequence ATGCCATCGTACACACCGATGATCCAGCAATATTTGCACATTAAAGCGCAATATCCGGACGCGTTTTTATTTTTCCGGCTTGGCGATTTTTACGAACTGTTTTTTGACGACGCCATCAAGGCGGCGCAAGAGCTGGAAATTACATTAACAAGCCGCGACGGCGGCGATGAACGGGTGCCGATGTGCGGGGTGCCGTACCATTCGGCGCAAGGATATATTGAGCAGTTAATCGAAAAGGGATATAAAGTCGCCATTTGCGAACAAGTCGAAGACCCGAAAACGGCCAAAGGCGTCGTTCGCCGCGAAGTTGTGCAGCTCATCACCCCAGGGACGCTCATGGAAGGCAAAGGGCTCACCGAGAAGGAAAACCACTACTTGGCGGCGCTCACGCCGTTTGCTGATGGTACATACGGATTGGCTTACGCCGATTTGTCGACCGGCGAGGTCCGGTTGACGCTTCTTTCTTCGTGGGAGGAAGCGGCAAACGAATTGCACGCCGTTGGAGCGCGGGAGATCATCGTTGCCACAGACAGCGGCGAAGAGTGGGTGCGCGAGCTGAAAGAGCGGTACGGGGCGGCGGTCTCTTATGAGGACGACACATCTCTATGCGACGAATGGAACGGCGTCATCGGCCATGTGGCGCAAGAAAAGCTGCGGCAGGCCGCAGCCCGCTTGCTTCATTACCTCGTCCGCACGCAAAAGCGGCGGCTCGATCATTTGCAGCCGGCTGAGTTGTATCAAGTTGACCACTATATGAAAATGGACCGACATTCCAAGCTGCATTTGGAATTGGTCGAAACGGTGCGGTCAAAAGGAAGGAAAGGCTCGTTGTTATGGCTTTTGGATGAAACGGTGACAGCGATGGGTGGGCGGCTCTTAAAACAATGGCTGGACCGGCCGCTCATTGATCGGCGCGAAATCGAACGGCGCCTCGATTTTGTGGAAACGTTGAAAACGAGCTATTTTGAACGGCAGGAGCTGCGCGACAGGCTGCGCGGCGTTTACGACATTGAGCGCCTTGTCGGCCGTGTCTCCTACGGCAACGCCAATGCCCGCGATCTCGTGCAGCTGAAAAAGTCGCTTCTTCAAGTGCCGGCGCTCCGCCAGACGGTCGGCGCACTGCCGCTCGCTGAAGCGGACAAGCTGTGCGAGCGCCTTGACCCGTGCGAAGAGCTCGTCGATTTGCTCGAGCGCTCGATTCAAGAACAGCCGCCGCTTTCCGTCAAAGAAGGGAACCTCATCAAAGACGGATATGACAAGCAGCTCGACCGCTACCGCGATGCGAGCCGCAACGGCAAGGCGTGGATCGCTGAACTTGAGGCGAAGGAGCGGGAAGCGACCGGCATCAAATCGCTCAAAGTCGGCTACAACCGAGTGTTTGGCTACTATATTGAAGTGACAAAGCCCAATCTCCCCCTTGTTCCGGAAGGACGTTACGAGCGGAAGCAGACGCTCGCCAACGCCGAGCGGTTTATCACCCCGGAGTTGAAGGAAAAAGAGGCGCTCATTTTGGAGGCGGAAGAAAAAAGCATCGAACTCGAATATGAACTGTTTGTCGCCATTCGCGAGCAGGTGAAGCAATACATCCCGCGCCTGCAGACGTTGGCGAAAGCCATTGCCGAGCTTGATGTGCTTCAATCATTCGCAACGATCAGCGACGAGTATCGCTACGTGCGTCCGCAGTTTTCCACGGAGCGCGTCTTGGTGATTCAAGGCGGCCGCCACCCGGTTGTCGAAAAAGTGCTCGGCGCGCAAATGTACGTGCCGAATGACTGCTACATGAACCGCGAGCGGGAAATGCTGCTCATCACTGGACCGAACATGGCTGGAAAAAGCACGTACATGCGGCAAGTGGCGCTCACCGCCGTCATGGCGCAAATCGGCTGTTTCGTTCCCGCCGAGCGGGCGGTGCTGCCCATTTTTGACCAAGTGTTCACCCGCATCGGCGCTGCTGACGACCTGTCGGCAGGACAAAGCACGTTTATGGTCGAAATGTTGGAGGCGCGCCACGCCATCGCTCATGCGACACAAAACAGCCTCATTTTGTTTGATGAAATCGGGCGCGGCACATCGACGTACGACGGCATGGCGCTCGCCCAGGCGATCATTGAGTACATTCACGACCATATCGGCGCGAAAACACTATTTAGCACCCACTACCATGAACTCACCGCCTTGGAGCGTTCGCTCCCGCGGCTTTCGAACGTCCATGCCCGCGCCATCGAGGAAAACGGCAAAGTCGTCTTTTTGCATCAAATCGCCGACGGGCCGGCCGACAAGAGCTACGGCATTCACGTCGCCGAACTGGCCGGGCTGCCGGCTTCGCTCATTGAACGCGCGCGGGCCATTTTAGCGGAACTGGAGAAAGCGGCGGGAAAACAGGAAGCCGCCGCAGGCAGGATGGACGATGGCGCTTTGGCGGAAGCGGGTTTGGCTTTTCAGGGGAACGAAGCGTTAGACGTCGGCAGCAAGGTTGAGCGCGAGAAGGCCTCCCGTCCGTCAGCCGGCGCGGCGCGGGAGGGCGTTTTGGCGGAAGCGGCGTTTGAGCAGCTGAGCATGTTTCCTGACCTTGCCCCGGCGCCTGTGGAGCCGCCTCTTTCAAGCAAAGAGAAAAAGGCGCTCGCGGCGCTGAAAGAGATCAATTTGCTCGAGATGACGCCGCTTGAGGCGCTCAACAAACTGTATGAACTGCAAAAGCTCCTCAAGTAA
- the mutL gene encoding DNA mismatch repair endonuclease MutL, with amino-acid sequence MGRIRKLDDLLANKIAAGEVVERPASVVKELVENAIDAHSTVINIELEEAGMAKIRVIDNGDGMEEDDCLLAFERHATSKIHDEHDLFRIRTLGFRGEALPSIASVSEVELTTGTGSGPGTKLVLQGGALVSRERAAGRKGTDITVSNLFFNTPARLKYMKTIHTELGHAADVVNRLALAHPDVSFRLRHQGKTLLATNGSGDVRHVLAAIYGAETARQMIPIEAESLDFTVRGYISPPDVTRASRNYISLVVNGRYVRSVPLMKAIEAGYHTLLPIGRYPIVFLSIEMDPVLVDVNVHPAKLEVRFSKEAELNELVTDAIRQAFRKRTLIPSVSADSKMAKPKAEQAAWTFTHRVREPSVLSSDIGGGEDATAPLAPLTGDAPAERPSAAVQTDECGIPDEHGPAFERKQEEEEGEERCSPRLPTDGQAEDKAAADRLPPLYPIGQLHGTYILAENEHGLYMIDQHAAQERINYEYFREKLGEATKEVQELLVPLMFEYPADEYERIAACRDELARCGVFLEPFGPRAFLVRSHPTWFPKGREREIIEEMIEQVLAAKTVDIKQLREQAAILMSCKRAIKANQHLRQDELFALLEALRQTTDPFTCPHGRPIIVHFSTYEIEKLFKRVM; translated from the coding sequence ATGGGACGCATCCGCAAGCTCGATGACCTGCTGGCAAACAAAATCGCCGCCGGCGAGGTCGTCGAGCGGCCGGCTTCGGTCGTCAAGGAGTTGGTGGAAAACGCCATTGATGCCCATAGTACGGTCATCAACATCGAGCTTGAAGAGGCGGGAATGGCGAAAATCCGCGTCATCGACAACGGCGACGGCATGGAGGAAGACGACTGCTTGCTCGCTTTTGAACGCCATGCGACAAGCAAAATTCATGACGAGCACGATTTGTTCCGCATCCGCACGCTCGGGTTCCGCGGTGAGGCGCTGCCGAGCATCGCTTCTGTATCCGAAGTGGAGCTGACGACCGGCACGGGCAGCGGACCGGGAACGAAGCTTGTGCTTCAAGGCGGCGCACTCGTCTCCCGCGAGCGGGCGGCGGGGCGCAAAGGAACGGATATTACCGTATCGAACTTGTTTTTCAACACCCCAGCGCGCTTGAAATATATGAAAACGATCCACACCGAGCTCGGCCATGCGGCCGACGTCGTCAACCGACTAGCGCTCGCCCATCCGGACGTATCATTTCGCCTCCGCCACCAGGGCAAAACATTGCTTGCCACCAATGGCAGCGGCGATGTCCGGCACGTGCTCGCCGCTATTTACGGCGCCGAGACGGCGAGACAAATGATCCCCATCGAAGCGGAATCGCTCGATTTTACCGTTCGCGGCTACATTTCGCCGCCGGACGTGACGCGCGCCTCGCGCAACTACATCTCGCTTGTTGTCAACGGCCGCTATGTGCGCAGCGTGCCGCTCATGAAAGCGATTGAAGCCGGCTACCATACGCTCTTGCCGATCGGCCGCTATCCGATTGTGTTTTTATCCATTGAAATGGATCCGGTGCTTGTCGATGTCAACGTCCATCCGGCAAAGCTCGAAGTCCGCTTTAGCAAGGAAGCAGAGCTGAATGAGCTCGTCACAGACGCCATCCGCCAGGCATTTCGCAAGCGGACGCTCATTCCGTCCGTATCTGCCGACAGCAAGATGGCAAAACCAAAGGCGGAGCAGGCGGCTTGGACGTTCACTCATCGCGTCCGCGAGCCGTCTGTCTTATCGAGCGACATCGGCGGCGGGGAAGATGCGACCGCCCCTCTTGCGCCGCTAACCGGTGACGCACCGGCTGAGCGGCCATCCGCGGCTGTGCAGACGGATGAATGTGGAATACCGGACGAACATGGGCCCGCTTTCGAGCGAAAGCAGGAGGAAGAGGAGGGAGAAGAGCGGTGCTCTCCCCGCTTGCCGACAGATGGGCAAGCGGAGGATAAAGCGGCGGCCGATCGCCTGCCGCCGCTTTATCCGATTGGACAATTGCATGGGACGTACATTTTGGCGGAGAACGAACATGGGCTGTATATGATCGATCAGCATGCGGCTCAAGAGCGGATCAACTATGAATATTTCCGGGAAAAACTCGGCGAAGCCACGAAGGAAGTGCAGGAGCTGCTCGTTCCGTTGATGTTTGAATATCCAGCCGACGAGTACGAGCGGATCGCCGCCTGCCGCGATGAGCTGGCGCGCTGCGGCGTGTTTCTTGAGCCGTTTGGGCCGCGGGCGTTTCTCGTTCGCTCCCATCCGACGTGGTTTCCGAAAGGGAGAGAAAGGGAAATCATCGAGGAAATGATCGAACAAGTGTTGGCGGCCAAAACGGTCGACATCAAGCAATTGCGCGAACAAGCGGCGATCTTAATGAGCTGCAAGCGCGCCATTAAAGCAAACCAACATTTGCGCCAGGATGAACTGTTCGCTTTGCTTGAGGCGCTGCGGCAGACAACGGACCCATTTACTTGTCCCCACGGCCGGCCGATCATCGTTCATTTTTCGACATATGAAATTGAAAAACTATTTAAACGGGTGATGTAG
- a CDS encoding C40 family peptidase, whose product MKKTVVLTSTLIGSLLAGHAASAASYTVQKGDTLWKIARQSGTTVAALKQENGLSSDLIFPGQVLRVNEPNKSNETSSNTYTVEPGDTLSGIARKFSTTVDALLKLNPSITNPDFIRAGQKLQVAGEQERSNTYNVQPAAVPTSGRYIVQAGDTLLEIANKFQTTVDRLLALNPQITNPNTIRIGQAIKVAGGTTDVREAKQQVSAANSAATESSTSLADRIIDIAEKYLGARYLYGASPSRTDVFDCSSFTMRVFSEAGISLPRTSTAQAQAGRTVSFNQLQKGDLVFFDTDSNGTINHVGIYAGNGQMINATVSLGVAYSSLTSSYWKTRYVKAVRVIN is encoded by the coding sequence ATGAAAAAGACGGTTGTATTGACAAGCACGTTGATCGGCTCGCTGTTGGCCGGCCACGCGGCATCGGCGGCGAGCTATACGGTGCAAAAAGGCGATACGCTTTGGAAGATTGCCCGGCAATCCGGCACGACGGTCGCCGCGTTAAAGCAAGAAAACGGTTTGTCTTCGGATTTGATTTTTCCCGGACAAGTATTGCGCGTCAATGAACCAAATAAATCGAACGAAACTTCTTCGAATACATATACGGTCGAGCCTGGTGATACGCTAAGCGGAATCGCCCGCAAGTTTAGCACGACTGTGGATGCGTTGCTCAAGCTTAATCCAAGCATTACGAACCCAGACTTCATTCGCGCCGGGCAGAAGCTGCAAGTAGCAGGGGAACAGGAACGTTCCAATACATACAATGTGCAGCCGGCAGCCGTGCCGACAAGCGGCCGGTATATCGTGCAGGCGGGGGATACGCTGCTTGAGATTGCGAACAAGTTTCAAACGACGGTCGACCGTCTATTGGCACTGAATCCGCAAATTACAAACCCGAACACCATCCGCATTGGCCAAGCCATTAAAGTGGCGGGCGGAACGACTGATGTCCGGGAGGCCAAGCAGCAAGTATCGGCCGCCAACTCGGCTGCCACTGAGTCGTCCACATCGCTTGCCGACCGAATCATCGATATTGCGGAAAAATATTTAGGGGCGCGTTATTTGTACGGAGCAAGCCCGTCGCGCACCGATGTGTTTGACTGCTCATCGTTTACGATGCGCGTCTTCAGCGAAGCCGGCATTTCGCTGCCGCGCACATCCACCGCTCAAGCGCAAGCCGGAAGAACGGTGTCGTTTAACCAATTGCAAAAAGGCGATCTCGTCTTTTTTGACACCGATTCAAATGGGACGATCAACCATGTCGGCATTTACGCTGGCAACGGGCAAATGATCAACGCGACCGTTTCGTTGGGTGTTGCGTATTCGTCGCTGACGTCATCCTATTGGAAAACGCGGTATGTAAAAGCGGTTCGGGTCATCAACTAA
- a CDS encoding MDR family MFS transporter has protein sequence MNSRLSVMVSIVLAMLVASMDTTIMNTTMPIIAKELGGFSLYAWAFASYMITTTVLSPIAGRLSDLFGRKNVFSFGIILFLIGSLLCGLSQNMVQLVLFRAVQGVGAGFMMPFPAIIAGDLFPVEKRGKIQAFFTAMWGISAVLAPLLGSLFVEYATWRWIFYVNIPICLLSLVTLFPYKEVYEPKRAAVDYMGAVLFAAAVSLLLLVTVAKRGQWWYGAAGALLLMVFYFFEKRQPSPLVPLSLVHHRTLKWMNINGFVSCVALFGTSSYIPLFLQNVAHLSVFISGVALLGSSVGWMIAAVPAGKWILRYGYRPLLIIGNVLLVASGLLLALLNESHGFWYVFFVMFVQGLSFGLTSTVGVIGSQQLADVHEKGIATSFFMFCRNIGTAIGVTVMGAFLTKAPTFMTGIHHLFLFGLIGSIAALVTSLFIHDEAETGRNTWQPEGTA, from the coding sequence ATGAACAGCCGTCTGTCCGTGATGGTGAGCATTGTGCTGGCCATGCTCGTCGCCTCGATGGATACGACGATCATGAACACGACGATGCCGATCATCGCCAAAGAACTTGGGGGATTCTCCCTTTATGCATGGGCGTTTGCGTCATACATGATTACGACAACCGTCCTGTCACCGATTGCCGGCCGTCTGTCCGACCTGTTTGGCCGCAAAAACGTATTCAGCTTTGGCATCATTTTATTTTTGATTGGCTCGCTTCTTTGCGGTTTGTCGCAAAATATGGTGCAACTCGTCCTGTTCCGCGCCGTACAAGGGGTCGGCGCCGGGTTTATGATGCCGTTTCCGGCCATTATCGCCGGCGATTTGTTTCCGGTGGAAAAGCGCGGAAAGATCCAGGCGTTTTTTACCGCCATGTGGGGGATTTCCGCCGTCTTGGCGCCGCTTTTAGGCTCGCTGTTTGTCGAATACGCGACATGGCGCTGGATTTTTTATGTCAACATTCCCATTTGCCTGCTCTCGCTTGTGACGTTGTTTCCATATAAAGAAGTATATGAACCGAAGCGGGCGGCGGTTGACTATATGGGGGCGGTGTTATTTGCCGCCGCAGTCAGCCTGCTTTTGCTCGTCACTGTTGCGAAGCGCGGACAATGGTGGTACGGGGCGGCCGGTGCGCTCTTGCTCATGGTGTTTTACTTTTTCGAAAAACGGCAGCCGTCTCCGCTCGTGCCGCTTTCACTTGTTCATCACCGCACGCTCAAATGGATGAACATTAACGGCTTTGTCAGCTGCGTCGCGCTGTTTGGCACGTCAAGCTACATTCCGCTCTTTTTGCAAAATGTTGCTCATTTATCGGTATTTATCAGCGGCGTCGCTTTGCTCGGCTCGTCCGTTGGTTGGATGATCGCCGCCGTGCCGGCCGGGAAATGGATTTTGCGCTATGGCTACCGTCCGCTTCTCATCATCGGCAATGTGCTGCTGGTTGCGTCCGGCTTGCTTCTGGCGCTGCTGAACGAAAGTCACGGGTTTTGGTATGTGTTTTTCGTCATGTTTGTCCAAGGGCTGTCGTTTGGGTTGACCTCGACCGTCGGCGTCATCGGCTCGCAGCAGCTTGCGGACGTCCATGAAAAAGGAATCGCGACGTCCTTTTTTATGTTTTGCCGCAATATCGGCACGGCGATCGGCGTGACCGTCATGGGAGCGTTTTTGACGAAGGCGCCGACGTTTATGACCGGCATCCATCATTTGTTTTTATTCGGCCTCATTGGCAGCATCGCCGCGCTTGTCACCTCGCTTTTCATTCATGATGAAGCCGAAACCGGCCGAAACACGTGGCAGCCGGAAGGAACGGCGTAA
- a CDS encoding methyl-accepting chemotaxis protein produces the protein MNMKMTVRKKLLAGFGLVYVLIALLVGFSYYEISTLDRTYTDVIDKRVTKLVNAKELEVLIRREVGSMRGYLLTGDETSRKNFEKAHGEYKKISEKLAAELTREETKQLLAELDLLEQQFYELGQKTFDLKAQNKPEQYIALVTTTGRDLTTQFDEKVNQLVALQQREMKEANDDASASAAAVQRLIIIVGLLTAAAGATVSYYISRSLSRPLLALSEAAKRIAAGDLTDGRLSVRNRDEIGALAASFEQMAKNLREVLQEVAQNAEQVAASSEELAASAEQTSKATEQIAMTIQGVASGMDKQMQSVEETSAAVDSMSERIEQISGRAQSVSAIAAEASRQAAEGGQTIEAGVAQMNKVNDTVERLADLIKGLGHRSEQIGSIIEAIRSIAAQTNLLALNAAIEAARAGEHGRGFAVVADEVRKLAEQSAQSAQQIAELIAAIQEETVHAVQSMESVVNEVTAGTNVIRASGEMFARIRAAVDEVAAQIRDVSTAVSDMVSSSEQMVRSVRLVADVAESTSAGAQEVSAATEEQLASMEEISASAASLSKMADDLQAIVNKFSL, from the coding sequence ATGAACATGAAAATGACCGTGCGCAAAAAACTGCTGGCTGGCTTCGGCCTCGTCTACGTGTTGATCGCGCTGCTAGTCGGGTTTTCTTATTACGAAATTTCGACTCTTGACCGTACATACACCGATGTGATCGACAAACGGGTGACGAAGCTTGTCAATGCCAAAGAGCTTGAAGTATTGATCCGCCGCGAGGTCGGCAGCATGCGCGGCTATTTGTTGACCGGCGATGAGACGTCAAGGAAAAATTTTGAAAAAGCGCATGGGGAGTACAAGAAAATAAGCGAAAAGCTTGCGGCGGAGCTGACGCGGGAAGAAACGAAACAGCTGCTTGCCGAGCTCGATTTGCTTGAACAGCAGTTTTACGAACTTGGGCAAAAAACGTTCGACCTAAAAGCGCAAAACAAACCGGAGCAGTACATCGCCCTTGTGACCACAACAGGGCGCGACTTAACAACCCAATTTGATGAAAAGGTGAATCAATTGGTCGCTCTCCAGCAGCGGGAAATGAAGGAAGCTAATGATGATGCGAGCGCATCGGCGGCTGCGGTCCAGCGGCTGATCATCATCGTCGGCTTGTTGACGGCGGCGGCTGGAGCGACCGTCAGCTATTACATCAGCCGCTCGCTTTCCCGCCCGCTATTGGCGCTGTCGGAAGCGGCGAAGCGGATCGCCGCCGGCGATTTGACGGACGGGCGGCTCTCGGTTCGCAACCGCGATGAAATTGGCGCACTCGCCGCTTCGTTTGAGCAAATGGCGAAAAACTTGCGCGAAGTGCTCCAAGAAGTGGCGCAAAACGCCGAGCAAGTCGCCGCTTCGTCGGAGGAGCTGGCAGCGAGCGCCGAACAGACGAGCAAGGCGACCGAGCAAATCGCCATGACGATTCAGGGCGTTGCTTCCGGCATGGACAAGCAAATGCAAAGCGTGGAAGAAACGTCCGCCGCCGTCGATTCGATGTCTGAGAGAATCGAGCAAATTTCCGGACGGGCGCAAAGCGTGTCCGCCATCGCTGCTGAGGCGTCAAGACAAGCGGCTGAGGGAGGGCAAACGATCGAGGCGGGCGTTGCGCAAATGAACAAAGTCAACGATACGGTCGAGCGGCTGGCTGACCTCATTAAAGGGCTTGGCCACCGTTCCGAGCAAATCGGCTCGATCATCGAAGCAATCCGCAGCATCGCGGCGCAGACGAACTTGCTCGCCTTAAACGCCGCCATTGAGGCGGCGCGCGCCGGCGAGCACGGGCGCGGCTTTGCCGTCGTTGCTGACGAAGTGCGGAAGCTCGCCGAGCAATCGGCCCAATCGGCCCAGCAAATCGCGGAATTGATCGCTGCCATTCAAGAAGAAACGGTCCATGCCGTCCAATCGATGGAGTCGGTCGTCAACGAAGTGACGGCCGGAACGAACGTCATTCGCGCCTCGGGAGAAATGTTCGCCCGCATTCGCGCCGCCGTGGACGAAGTTGCGGCGCAAATCCGCGACGTATCCACCGCGGTCAGCGACATGGTCTCTTCTTCGGAGCAAATGGTGCGCTCCGTCCGGCTTGTCGCCGACGTGGCCGAGTCGACATCGGCCGGTGCGCAGGAGGTGTCGGCGGCGACCGAGGAACAGCTGGCCTCGATGGAGGAAATTTCAGCTTCGGCCGCGTCGCTCTCGAAAATGGCGGACGATTTGCAGGCGATTGTCAACAAGTTTTCATTATGA
- the miaA gene encoding tRNA (adenosine(37)-N6)-dimethylallyltransferase MiaA, whose product MAEKVAVIVGPTAVGKTKLGIALAKKLGGEVISGDSMQIYKGMDIGTAKVKPDEMEGIPHHLLDIKEPCEPFSVVEFQRLCRALITEISARGRLPIIVGGTGLYIQAALYDYQFSAAPSDEAYRRALKQLAAEQGAEALHRRLEAVDPISAARIHPHNIRRVIRALEVYHCTGKPFSEWQQGQSKRLLYEAAIVGLTAEREALYRRINERVDEMIAAGLIEEARALYDRGLRDCQAVQAIGYKELYDYFDGRVSLDEAIEQLKQNSRRYAKRQLTWFRNQMPVKWFDMTDAGQFAAKVEEISRYVAGKLQLEANI is encoded by the coding sequence ATGGCTGAAAAAGTCGCCGTCATCGTCGGGCCGACGGCGGTCGGCAAAACGAAGCTCGGCATCGCGTTGGCGAAAAAGCTGGGCGGAGAGGTCATCAGCGGCGATTCGATGCAAATTTATAAAGGGATGGACATTGGCACGGCGAAAGTGAAGCCCGATGAGATGGAAGGAATCCCGCATCATTTGCTGGACATCAAAGAGCCGTGCGAACCGTTTTCCGTCGTCGAATTTCAGCGGCTTTGCCGTGCGCTCATCACCGAGATTTCGGCGCGCGGCCGGCTGCCGATCATCGTCGGCGGCACCGGGCTGTACATTCAGGCAGCCCTTTACGATTACCAATTTTCCGCCGCCCCTTCCGACGAAGCGTACCGCCGGGCGCTCAAACAGCTGGCGGCCGAGCAAGGAGCCGAAGCGCTTCACCGGCGGCTTGAGGCGGTTGATCCAATAAGTGCGGCCCGCATTCATCCGCACAACATCCGCCGCGTCATCCGCGCCTTAGAAGTGTATCATTGCACCGGAAAGCCGTTCAGCGAGTGGCAGCAAGGGCAGTCAAAGCGGCTTTTGTATGAGGCGGCCATCGTTGGCTTGACGGCGGAGCGGGAGGCGCTTTACCGCCGCATCAACGAGCGGGTCGATGAGATGATCGCCGCAGGGTTGATCGAAGAGGCGAGGGCGCTTTATGACCGCGGCCTGCGCGACTGCCAGGCGGTGCAAGCCATCGGCTACAAGGAGCTGTACGACTATTTTGACGGCCGCGTTTCCCTTGATGAAGCGATCGAGCAGCTGAAACAAAATTCGCGCCGCTATGCGAAACGGCAGCTCACTTGGTTTCGCAACCAAATGCCGGTGAAATGGTTTGACATGACCGACGCTGGGCAGTTCGCCGCCAAGGTGGAGGAAATTTCTCGCTATGTAGCAGGAAAGCTTCAACTTGAAGCGAATATATAA
- the hfq gene encoding RNA chaperone Hfq: MKNTINIQDQFLNQLRKEGIQVTVFLLNGFQLRGYIKGFDNFTVLLEVQGKQQLIYKHAISTFAPERNIHFETEQ; encoded by the coding sequence ATGAAAAATACGATCAATATTCAAGACCAGTTTTTAAACCAGCTGCGCAAAGAGGGCATTCAAGTGACCGTCTTCTTATTGAACGGCTTCCAACTGCGCGGATACATTAAAGGGTTTGACAACTTCACCGTACTTTTGGAAGTGCAAGGAAAACAACAGCTCATTTACAAGCACGCCATTTCGACGTTTGCGCCGGAGCGGAACATCCATTTTGAAACCGAACAGTAA